The proteins below come from a single Pieris brassicae chromosome 1, ilPieBrab1.1, whole genome shotgun sequence genomic window:
- the LOC123714240 gene encoding charged multivesicular body protein 3, with amino-acid sequence MGLFGKSPERNPKEMVNEWSHKLRKEGYNLDRQIRAIQREEEKIKRSLKEAASKSDKQVCTILAKEIIRSRKAISKIYTSKAHLNSVQMQMKNQLATLRVAGSLQKSTEVMQAMQALLRLPEIAQTMQDLSKEMMKAGIIEEMVDETMSSMEDEEEMEEAAQSEVDKVLWELTQGKLGEAPAPPTAVGAPSTSQEVTEEPDESELDEMQSRLQALRS; translated from the exons atggGTCTATTCGGTAAATCACCAGAACGGAATCCAAAAGAAATG gtaAACGAGTGGTCTCATAAATTACGAAAAGAGGGATATAATTTAGACAGGCAAATACGAG cAATTCAAAGggaagaagaaaaaattaaaagatctttAAAAGAAGCAGCATCTAAAAGTGATAAACAAGTTTGCACTATACTGGCCAAAGAAATAATCAGGTCTAGAAAAgcaataagtaaaatatacacTAGTAAAGCACATTTAAATTCTGTGCAGATGCAAATGAAGAATCAACTTG caaCATTACGGGTTGCTGGTTCTTTACAAAAATCAACTGAG GTAATGCAAGCTATGCAGGCACTGCTTAGGTTACCAGAGATTGCCCAAACAATGCAAGACTTAAGTAAAGAAATGATGAAAGCTGGTATTATTGAGGAAATGGTAGATGAAACTATGTCTAGCATGGAAGATGAAGAAGAAATGGAGGAAGCAGCACAGAGTGAAGTTGACAAG gTGTTATGGGAACTGACTCAAGGCAAGCTGGGAGAAGCGCCGGCGCCGCCCACAGCTGTCGGAGCTCCTTCAACAAGTCAAGAAGTCACTGAGGAACCCGATGAAAGTGAACTAGATGAGATGCAATCTAGATTACAGGCTTTACGTTCatag